From the genome of Toxoplasma gondii ME49 chromosome XII, whole genome shotgun sequence:
GGAGGTAGTTTCGTTTGACTATTTCTTGAAAATGCTTCGTTCCCTTCTACACGTCTGTGGCTGGTGTGGGATGCGCTTCTGTGCTTTGGAACTTCTGCGGTTGCCGGCATTGGCTACCCGAAAGTCATCTTAAATGCCGACTTGCAAGACCCCTAGTTCGTGTCAGAGGACATCGCCTACTGTTCACACTTTGTTCCACGTGGCGTCCGTGTCAGCATCTCAGCTGACGCAGAAGTCGTCCCAGACGTCCGCAGCGTCGGAAGAGTGGCTTCCTTCGCGGTTTTCGGAGTTTTCCTTTGCACCGCGCAAGCGTCGCAGAAACCTGCGGCTCTGCAAGCGTATCTAGGTGCCGCCAGTGTCCTCTATGAATCCCGAGCTTCGGGACAGAAGAAATGCTCGGTTCTGCGACGTCGCTGAGCCTCCGGTGCAGCCTTGTGCAACCTTTCGCAGGCGCGTAcgttgtttcctctcgagtTTATTTATTCgcggaaggcagagacgcctgCACGAGTCCACAGAATTCCTCGAAATTTGCGCAAGTTTCGTTCTGGCCGCGATTCAAAAGATGGGCAGCCCCTGCTTCGCTTAGGTTCAGACCCAGACGGGCTGCGAATCCCTGCAGTTCGCCGGCGGTCAATTTTCCGTCTCTGTCCGTGTCGACGTACTGGAAAACTTCACGAAGAACTTCGGGAAGCGGCTTCATGAGCTGGTTGTCgacaaaacagagaaacgtcGGGAAGTCGACCGGCGAGGCGGCACCTTTCCCCGGATCTGCCGCCGCACCCGGACCACGCAACTCGACGAGAAGCGCTTTCACTTGATCGGGTTCCAGAGGAAACCCAACGCGGTCTTTCATGAAAGCCATCACGTCTGCCTCACTCAACTTCCCATCTCCGTCCGCATCGATTCTGGTGAAAATCGTTTCTAGCTCCGCGGCGTGCACACGCAGCCGCGGCGGAACCTTATCGAGTGCTGAGGGTTTCGCGCCAGCAGAAGCGCTGCCCCGAGGCGGCATTGTGCAAATAAGGGGAAAACACGTAAGGCAGAAAGGACTCCCGCTAAAAACAGCGCAGAGAAGGGATCTTTCGGTTGCCCGCGGGAAAGCAGGAAATTGAGGTGGAACGCAGAGCTCACTACGGGATTTTCGGCCAACACTACGCTAAACGGAAACGCGGGTGGAGACCATACAGAAGCGACAGTTTCCgccacagaagcagaaggaaggacgagacgaagaaaatgCCAGAGGACTTTCGATGAGGAGAAACAAAAGCCAGGAATAAGCATAGAGTTCCACGTGAGTTGTCTAAACCACGCACAGATACTGCCGACTTCTGTGTAACAGGGACAGACGCCGTCAGCTTGGAACTGGTAGACCTGCGTGACAAAAGAAAGTTTTCGTTCTAGGAAGAAAGTCACGGCGAAAAGAAGAATCACAGTCGCGACACATTCGCGTTTAGGGTTTACATGTCTTGGTCGTCGTGGTGCGAGCGAGAGGAACAAGGCACGCCGAGtgtggagagacaaggaagttCTTTATGAAATCTTTGAGCGTTTTCCCTTTGGTAAACTCTGTATATATCTTGTGTATACATCTTTCATTGAGATGGAAAGCACCCCAGTCGATCGCCGACTCGTTTTCCaagttctctctttctcacgagaaaagagactccGTTTTCGATGCTAAAATCGTGCCGCTCAGCTAGCTGCTCCCCCGTGAGTCCTCGCTGGTGGAAACGCGAGAACATGAGGAGGTGTGAGAACGCAAGAGAGGCGCTGTGTTCGACGACGGGGGTATCATATCTCGTGGCCCACGTCTGAGTCCAGATTTCACGTTGTAGCTTCCTTAAGTCGAAACAAAGCAAGACTTTCAACTCTCACTCCCTTAAAACTCGGCGATCATCAGCCGAACAACCAGGTTACGGACAGGTAGAGTCAGCAGTCGCTGCTGCCGGAGGTACAGGCGACGCGTTTTGCCAATTCTGCGACAGGCTCAACATTCTGGGCAAGCAAGGCGGCCGTCTCTGTGAAGGAGTCCGCCATCTGATTCTCAAACGAAGTCAAGATCTACAGTAAATTTTTctgagacttctgcgtcgaCCACAGTCCAGTGACAAAAGCCAACGGAGCAGCCCGACGGCTGCATAGGctgcggcgtctccttcAATGCGCGTTGTGGTGTTTTCCAGTGCTCTGgggcgagaaaacgaaagcaaAGACTGCAGCCGATTTCGTTAGAGTGTCTTGAATCGCTGTGCCTTTTTGAGAGTTCTGTGGTGGACTATTTCAACTTCTCTCGGGtattctgtgtctcctgcgtGACAGTTGCATTCCTGACTCTGGATGGGGGGGAGTCGGTAACTCCAGAGGAAAAGTGCCGCAGTCCCACCGCTTTTTGTCTTTGTTCGGCGGTTCGAAGTGGGCTTTCATGTGAATATAACGTGGGCTTTCTCTTGGTCAGAAGAGCAGTGGAAAACCTCTACTAAATGCCTGCACCTGCCGACCCGAGGCGAGCTAGGTTGAGTGGTGCATTTCAACGTTCCTTCCCGGCTGGTTTCGCGTATTGAAAACTCTGGAGACAAAGTAACAGTCCTGGGCGCACTGTTGTACGTTTAATTAGCGTCCGTTAAGACTTTCTCAAAAACGCGGGGATTCCCGTCATCCATCTCTGCCGGCACTATGGGACGCATGAAGAATCCGTTCGGTTTCTGCTTCGGCGGGGGAAAGAAGGGGAGGCGCAGCGACAGCCGGAAGGCGGCTCAGGAAATTCCTGCGAAACAGcctgaagaggaggaagaagaagagacacagattCCTCTTCGCTATCCTCTCTTCGACCCCAGAGCAGTCAAAACCCGCGCCGAAGACCTCGGCGAGGCGCCGCTCTCGAGACCGGCCAGCATCCCCGTGGAAATGACAACTCGGGACCACATCGAACTCcccgaagacgaagaagaaaacggttttgaaggtgaagaggaacCTGAGGAAGAAGTTTCGGAAAAAGAAGCTCCAGATGAAATCGAAGCGCCTTCTCCCCGTGAGGAAGAGGCACCCGCCACACCTCCAATGAAAGAAGTTGAGGAACCTCATCAGGAACGtgaggaagtggaggaaCCTCCTGAGGAACGGGAAGAAGTAGAGGCACCTCCTCAGGAACGGGAGGAAGTCGAGGTGCCGCCGCGGCCTGCCCCTcatgcagaaggagagaagcttcCGACACCGCCGGGGAGTGAGCAGCCTTCCCGAGAAGCCAGTCAGGAAGTTCAGTTGGTCAACCGGGACCCGGTGCCTGTTTCTCCACCTCCGAAAGCACCTGGACAACTCAAGACACCTTCCCCGGAGCGCGTGCCAATTCCAGAGCCTAGGGAACCGACACCGGAGCCGTCCGAGTCGACGGCGCGTTCCCCCTCGGCGGCTTCTGTCCAActgccagagagagaacccGCGCACGAAGTGCCAGTCTTCGCGCCGCCTCCCGCCGGCGATCAGCCGCAAATGTCTGCGTTTGAAAAGCTGGAAAATGCGCGAGAAGGCAGTGTCAGCGACAGCCTGCCGACCGCTCCGCATACGCCTAGGGGACGATTTTCAGACGATGACATGGCTCGAAGACTTCAGGCGAAACTCGCAGAACTGGAGACGCTGCAGACGCTCGCTGAGGTCACCTACTACCGCCAAAAGCGACGAACACGCTGCAGAATGCGACCTAGATGGGTGTGTGTGGAGAAAGCCATTGATTTCTACGCAGACGCTCACGAAGAGTTCACTGCGAGAGTCCGAGAGAAAATGAACGTTCACCAGAAAAAGGACTGCTGGATATGCAGGGACTTTGACTTCTCAGACATCCCAGTTCTTCAGTGAGGAATCAGAGAGACTGCGAAAAAAACTGCTGCCCAAGCGTGTCGTCATGACCAGAGAGTGAAACGCGATTTTGCCTCAGTGCAGTTGAGCGGTGTTTTTTCAGAAGGTAGAAGTCAGACGATGATTCTCGTGCGGTATGTCTGACGTCGGTGTAAAAAAACACTTCAGCCTTGCCTTTTCGGAGATGCAAAGGTCTGCCGATTCATCTTGCTGGTGTTTCTTTTGTAGACGCGTGACGTGTGTGACACCTCAAACCATCTCGATCATCAGGTGACGAGAAAGTGATCTTCGAGAGAACGACTACCAAAGGTGCTTTGGAGAtgttcgtttcctcgacttTAAACCGGTGTTTCTGTGCCAAGGTATCGTGAGTCTGTTTTCCCAGGTGACGGAAACAACACGTAGAAGACATTTTTGCAACGCTTCCCTGCCGCTCGGGTGTTCGCCAGTGACCCCAGCTTCCAAGCAAACATTCGTGCCTGCAGGCTAGTGAAATCCGAAACTTTTAGCTACTTGATTGTCCCACGTCGCAAATGCTGGTGGGTAAAGGCGTCGAAAACAAGTGAGCAATGCATCCCCTGATCAAGAATCTGAATGCAGCACCGACAAAGACTGAATTGTATAGCAGTGTACATGAAGATACCGTCACCAAATTCATTATTGTTGCAGCAAATTCTGCACGTGGTTGAAGTTTCGAGAGGTAGAGCTAAATCGGTCAGAGAATGTGACGAAATTGACAGGTGCGTTCGTTTTAGGATCAGGTGAAACTGAGAGTTCAACCCTCGTTTCCAGTTTCTTGCTAATGTGAATTATAGACCTTATACACGAGTAGCACTGCCATTCCCCCCTTTTTCGCTAGGAGACGGTTTTCATAAATGACACGCTGGATTTTGTGtgacagaaaggaagacaaaCTGCATTTTCCCGTCGTCTGTAGCCTCAGAGGTGACTTATCGAAACAAGAGTACCTGAAGATGCTCGTTCGCCCCCCTTGTCCGTGCCACTGAGGCAGGTTGTTAGCGCAACTAAACGCCAAATTGCCTGATACTGAGTTATCTGAAACTGTATGATCCATCAAACCAAAAAGGCTTGCACGAAAATCGATCCCGAAGGGTGTGCTAGACCGGTCGCATTCGCCAAATTAACGTAAGTTGATAAAATAAACTTCAGCCACTGTATCTATACCTGCAGAGTTGCCTTAACATTCGTGTGTCAACAGGTTTTACGAAGGATTCTAGGTGAATTTCTTGATGCACACCCTGCCTCAGTGGGATGTGTGCACAAGCTTCTCAGGAAACGATTTCGAAAGAAAGGCGTCCTGACGACGTCGGGTAGTCACAGTGCAGGGTCTATCTGTAATCTGTTCGTAACGCCGGTGAAACTTAAACatctacagacaacgtgcTTTTACTAAAACTAGTGCATGCTGTAGTCATGGTTTTCATGTGCTTTTACTCCGGCTTCTTACCGATCAGAGGTTAACTCTTTTGTTATACCACTCTGTTGCGTGTTGTGCTACTCCCTCGCCTACGTTCTAGGTGAGAAAAGAGCTTCTACAGAAAATGAGAGCTTTTGTGGTTTCTCCGtagaaaaacgaaagcaCTACCCTTAGTCACATCGCCGAAACGTGTATCGGCAGacgttgtttttcttttttcgtctcaACCAACTTGGACTCTCAAATCTATTCCATGTGAACACAGGTTCCTCGGGGTTTTGAGTTCCATGAAAGAAGTTACATATTAGACTATCGTCGCTCCCATGGTCTGTAGTAAGTTAACATTAAAACGTATCCAGTCTAAAGTTTACACGTAATGCAGCAGTTCGAGTTCAATGTCCTACGACATTAACGTTATTCCACATCGTCGCACGCGTCGCTTTTCACAGGCGCGGCTGCGTGCGTGTATGCACATCGAATCGCATACCAAGTAGGCAGTTTCCCCTTGCCACTGACATGCCAAGAAAAGACATGTTCTTCCCGAGAGTTCCAGAAAAAGAATCATGGGCACCGATCTCCTGAGACAGTTCTCGGCTTTTTCAGTGCAGGCCTTATCTCAGCGGCAGACGTGTGAAGACCACCACTGGGCGGCAGTCAATTCGCGACAAGTTTCCATAACTGACTCTTTCTTTGGACTGTTTCCCCTCTTAATCGCTAAAGCGTTTCATAGCGATTGACGCTACGTAGTCGAGAAGTACGCACGCTTCCTCAGAGCGCGTCGGGTCTCCCCCTTCCTCATCCCGAGAAACGACTCTCGAACAAAAAGCCCCCTTCGTCCACTACCCAATTTCGCACCTCGACGAACTGGAGAAAACTGTGTGCCTGGCGTAACACAAAAACATTCTCTATGTATCACATGTTGTCTTGCCTGGGGCTCTCCACCGAAAGCAGAGCAGACGGAAAGTGTCGATCCTTTTCCTCCCAGGGTTTTCTGCCGAGGAAAACAGTGCTTGTTAACAGAAACATGGATCATGTTGCTTCACGAAAACATTATAGCTCTGTTCCTTTCCGCCATGCCAATTCGCATATGCTGCTTAGTTATCACATCGAACGCCTGACGGTCTACAgacgctctttcttcttttcggaCCTCTGCAGCGTCGCCTCTTAGCTCCGGTCAACTAGACCGCAAACCTGCTAGACGACGCTCCGTCGACCGCGGTGTTCCTCCTCTCAAGTGAAAACTCGCAGCGTGTCGCACTGAACTCTTGTGCGGAGAGAGGACGGCTGTTCGGTGAAGTTAAGGAATGAGTAGAGACAACGTCTCTGGAACTTCACCCCACCAGCAAAGCTTCACCTTTGATCCACTGACATTTGAGGAACACATGCGTCTCGGCCATCTTGCGAAGACGCCTACGCCCCTTCAGCTTTGTCCCCAGATTTTCTATCTATGTTCGCCAGATTCTCCCAAAACGAAACAGCTTTCTTGCTTTTTCACATTCCCTGCGGATATTCACTCGGTTCGCGGTTCCCCGACATCCAAGAACCCGCACCTGCAGCTGCAGTCGACAGACAAGGAACAAATTTGGGTCGCGTGGACTTGGCTGGTGGAGCTCGTAGCGAGAGCCGCGGAGAAGAGCCTgctgacgaagaaaagaactctGATTCGCTGCAGAAACAGTTTCACACAGAAACCGACAGAACAACACCTTTAGCGAAAAAAGCGATTGAGGAAAACCTAAAGGCAGAAACGATGGAGCTCTCTGCAGAGCCGTCACTGTTGCTGCATGGACACATGTCGCAGCTTCAGACCGCGTACTAGATCCGAATTTTGCGCGACACTACAAAACAGATGAGAAGAGCAAAAGTACGTGTGCGCAGAAGCTTTCTGGATCGTCTGTCTGCGTGGAGCGTCAACATGTGAGTTTCGCGTCCTCACTGCTCTCACCTAGATCGACTGCTATGCGAGGACCTCTCCGACACAGACTCGTGGTCGCTCTCCACATGTTCTCGAGTTGCACCGTCGCGAGCCCCTGCGGCATCCCCGTTGAGAAGTCGCCCACTTT
Proteins encoded in this window:
- a CDS encoding hypothetical protein (encoded by transcript TGME49_246940), whose translation is MGRMKNPFGFCFGGGKKGRRSDSRKAAQEIPAKQPEEEEEEETQIPLRYPLFDPRAVKTRAEDLGEAPLSRPASIPVEMTTRDHIELPEDEEENGFEGEEEPEEEVSEKEAPDEIEAPSPREEEAPATPPMKEVEEPHQEREEVEEPPEEREEVEAPPQEREEVEVPPRPAPHAEGEKLPTPPGSEQPSREASQEVQLVNRDPVPVSPPPKAPGQLKTPSPERVPIPEPREPTPEPSESTARSPSAASVQLPEREPAHEVPVFAPPPAGDQPQMSAFEKLENAREGSVSDSLPTAPHTPRGRFSDDDMARRLQAKLAELETLQTLAEVTYYRQKRRTRCRMRPRWVCVEKAIDFYADAHEEFTARVREKMNVHQKKDCWICRDFDFSDIPVLQ
- the CAM1 gene encoding calmodulin CAM1 (encoded by transcript TGME49_246930~Product name based on PMID:16518471.) → MPPRGSASAGAKPSALDKVPPRLRVHAAELETIFTRIDADGDGKLSEADVMAFMKDRVGFPLEPDQVKALLVELRGPGAAADPGKGAASPVDFPTFLCFVDNQLMKPLPEVLREVFQYVDTDRDGKLTAGELQGFAARLGLNLSEAGAAHLLNRGQNETCANFEEFCGLVQASLPSANK